The Populus alba chromosome 6, ASM523922v2, whole genome shotgun sequence genomic interval AcaatattttatggttttaattgcATTAGACAACATAATTGTTGCTAGAATTTATCCATTCAATAGAAACGTGGACCAATGAGATGACACTGGTCTATTGCTCTATATTCGTTGGTGGTTACGGACAGACTCTGTGAAGCTAAGTCAAGTTGTGGGGTCTACCCATCACAGGATGTCCATATCTTGACACGTCATGTGcggtatttttttctttggttttttcggttagcGTTGTGACTCGTGAGAATATGACAAGTCAATGCCATAAAGGGGCTTAAGTTCGAGTAACACACGTTTTGGTCCACGTGGCCACCCGCGTTTTTAAATTGTGACTAGGTTAACCTACGCTGCCTCGCGGATTGtaatttggtttaaaaaataaattggagaaGCAGATTAtttcatatgtttttatataaaaaaataaaaataaaaaagtaaacaatatcatctaattaaataaattaataattatatatatatatataatagctaaaaataacaaaaaaattaaaaagaagaagatgaatatagatcaagatattcaattacaaaataaaatatttatctgattttttttaataaattcaaaattcaattacaaaataattattattatactttcaaaATCTTTCTGCTTactttttcaagtttataataTCTTGAAAAGTCTATATAAGgttttcaataatttctttttagaattgaaatccaaaatttaatataaattaaaacattgtaTCTTGTTAGAGATGTAAATAATGGTGTTTAgaatgatattttcaaatcaaaacacTCAatcaataggaaaaaaaaaaaattatacatgaaaTTTAACCCCgatcctttaaatttttatgatttgtccTTTGAAAGTCCTGATTAGccatatatatttctttttatcaatttgctatatttcaaaacttgaaaaaaatgtattttgttaCTATTTGTTATATCTAGAGAAATCCTGACTTTTCTAGAGTTGATTGGGTTTGAACCCAATgcataaaaaccaaaatttattattttttacattataatCTGAGCAAATAAAACTTAGTTTTGATGatttgatgtttgattttgcaAATCCTAATTGAGAAAAAATCGGTTGGTTATAAATTTGTGGAACGTGCTATCCATCAATGGGAATTTctaatttcaaattgatttttattaatataagttaattttgtaggttttttatcaaataaaatagagtCATGCTCACTAATTCGTTCTGCTCTTCTTTGTATATCTTGCTGCATAATCATGATTCAATGATAATCTGGAATTTGGCTTATGATCATCAATTTTGGTCCAACACTAATGGGTATAATccactcatgttttttttttttttaaattaattttagtttcttgttttaacttttttagtCTAATATTATTGTCAACGGAAACAGACGGAGTGAccatgttaatttttaacattacagTGGACATGGattgtctaaaaaaaagaattacagaTCATATAGAGAAAAaccatgaattaaaaaaaaatattttttgttaaaacttttaaaacacaataaatggGGCTCCAAAGCACACATGTCGAATCACACATCTTATCTTTTTAACCCGAAATGGTATCATCATTCGTGTTGCTGTTGGAAACAAGGTTGCCACTCatcaatacatttttatttgacAAGATAATGTAAGaagtaaaggaaaaaataagtaaaaagcaGAGAGATTGATAATTAAGACAAACAAAGAAGCAGCACTACCTGAGACACATTAAAAGACAGACAAGATGAAAACGTTCGAGCACAAACAAAACAAGTGCCCAATACGCACACGACCGTGACCCAATATAGACATCTTGACCACGACTGCATGGTGTACATATTCCCCAGTCCCCAGCCCTTTTGGACTACTTAAATCCTTGCGTTACACCATTCAATAACTTGATGGAAGTATTTCAGaccatatattataaaattaaatgttggaaGAGCTCCTGAAGGACCCAAGGGCTTTAACAGCAGCTGCTCGCAGGACGTATTGGTGATATAAAGCAGCAATCGCGGCCCCAATGAAAGGCCCGACCCAGAAGATCCActgagaaaacaaaagcaaggaaataaaaatatttacatgagCATGAAAATACATGGTCAGATGTGAAGCTAACAAGGAGGAATGTTAGAGGGCAGTTGAGAGGCACATACATGGTCATCCCATGCCTTGTCTTCGTTGTATATCACAGCAGCTCCAAAGCTCCGAGCCGGGTTGATACCAGTTCCGGTGATTGGGATAGTGGCCAGGTGAACCATGAAGACAGCAAATCCGATGGGAAGTGGTGCCAACACCTATACGCACAAGATCAGTACCAGTTAATTTTAATCCAAAGCTCCTAGCTGGATCGATTTATTGTGGAAAATTACAATTCGTTAGGATAATTAATTGAGGATTGAAGAGGGAACGTGTAGACAGAGCACATACAGGAACATGGGAGTCCCTTGCGTTCCTCTTTGGGTCAGTAGCAGAGAAGACAGTGTAGACGAGAACAAAGGTACCGATGATCTCAGCACCTAATCCGGTGCCCTTGCTGAATCCAGAAGCAAGTCCATTGGCTCCACCACCGTACTTTGTGTAATACGACTTTTGGAAAGCTTTCACGAGTCCACATCCACATATGGCCCCCAGGCACTGAGCCACCATGTATAGAACGGCACGCACCAGGGACACCTTCCTAGCCAAGAACAAACCGAAAGTCACAGCCGGGTTAATGTGTCCACCTGCATCATTTTTAGCAAGATTAGGTAATTACTTACTTAATTACTCCCATAttcataaaagaagaagaaagggttGTAAGATCTCCGTTATGTATATATAcgatcatttttatttgatttactgACCTGAGATACCAGCAGTGCAGTAGACAAGAACAAAGATCATGCCACCGAAGGCCCAAGCGATGCCAAGAATGCCAACGCCACCACATACATCGCCGTTCTTGGTGGTGTCAGTCTGGCTCTTGTAACCTATCACAGTCAACACAGTGATGTAGAGGAACAAGAGCGTGGCAATGAACTCGGCAATGACAGCCCTATACAAAGACCACTGGGTGAGCTCCTCGGCATCAATCAATGGTGCCGGTGGAGGGTCATGATAGTCCTTGGCACTGAATTCGCCTCCAACTTCAATGTCCTTGCCCATAGCTTTTGATGAGACTTGAGAGACAAAGCTAAAGAGGTTTGGTTACTATTATTGACGTATGAATGCCAAGGTGGTGGTATTTATGGGAATAAAGGTATGGTGATGACTGAGGAGTGGATGCTAAATTAACTTATCTTTGCCGCCCACTCTCATAATTGTTTGTTTCTTAAACTTTCTGTGTCGCCATCTCATACTTGTGCTTATCTGGCCTTGTGTGGTTAGGCTGCTTTAAAGACAGCTTCTTGTAAGTCCTTCTAAATTGTCGCCCAGTTCTTAAATCTGAACTTCACGGTTTTCAatgtgtaattattattattattattatttattaatataaatattcgagTCAGCTTAcatatatctcaattaattctataaattctaaaattattatgtAACCAATTATAACTGGACTATTCTAATGAACTCTAATGTAGTCCagtttttttgtatgaaatagtataatatttaacttaataattcgataattttgatatggttgtattatttttagattttaatattattgagtttagaaaaaagattaaagcatttttagatttttttatagatataataAAGTGATGATAACATTCTATATAGATTAGGAGTGGTTTAAGAAGCTTAGTTTATGTTATTTCAGATTTTATATggttaataaataagaaaataatgaaaaaaaatggaatagatttatttttagaattcaaCACTTTAGGTCTAAGAGTTTTTTAATGTagatttttatccttatttaatgtaatattgtaatataattttagtattatattaaaaacctaatcatcaattttgttttacatTGTGTTTTTGTATATTGCTATAGATGGAAACAAACCAACTTTGTTTCATTAAATAGAGTGTTTTTAcagttaaaaaatgttttttatatagtattaaaacatcaatttattttaatttctttgtttttattttttaaaaaatatttttaataaattagtattaaaaaataataaagaatgtgAAGGCAGCTTATTGTGAATCATGATGACCAAACCGACCAAATACAATAACAAATCATTCAGCTACTCTGTCCAGCATGTGATCATCTTTCATTCTCCTAACCACTCACTCCATGCCACGTTATCTTGACCCCACAGAGCAACCCAATCCTCGCTTTAAGAAGGGAATTCTTGTGCTGTGATTATCACTGATACGTCACTCtcctaactaaaaaaaaaaaaaaacacatttttcagGGAAAAACGAAATCATAAAATAGAAACATTCTGGTTGTTATTTCGCCACGTGTCACGCATAGGCAAGTCATGGAAAACTGTCCTATATAATATATTTGGTCGGCTGTCCGCTAGTGGAGAAGGCATCGAGAGCTTCAACCGCAGAGGCTGACATGAGATTTTAGCATGTCATGCAATAATTACTCTCGAATTTTGTCtgcatttttcaatttgatgctAGGCGGCTCTGCAATTGTAAAATCCGAGTTGTTAGGTGgtcaccttttatttttgtagttggAATTACTTatagatgtattttaaaaatatatttagtttaaaaacattttaaattaatagatATTAACAAATAATGATTATCATAAAATACTATATGagaaaactttgttttaaaaaaatcttctagGTAATATTAGGAATCCCCATGCCCTAAGAAAAaattccttaaatttttttttctaagaatcaCCTTGATTATTAAgcatcataattattttaatttatttcttatttggttatttcaattaaataaccCAAGTTGtcggtttaacaagttaactaaggttgaatttgattattttttaaaattcttttctttaattgaatttttttcaatttcacttcttattattaatttattgaaagttacacttcataatttattttgatttgctttttataaggttatcatagTTTGATAACTCGACATGCAAATTAATAGATTAACATGGGTTGACCtgaatcaatccaatatattgtcatcttgatatttataaaaagatctcatcttaaaaatttattttgagtaaactatgtttttattggTTATCTAAGTTGTCTTTAGACTCATCAAGTCAACCGGGTTATATTGAGTCAATTTCCACacgattttaaaaaacatttctacTAGTGTAATGCCTAaaaattccttttatattttttttttaattcaacccgCAGTATAGTACGAGCCAATAATCTAGTCAAtagatatattaaaagaaaaataaaaatcactctGACTATTTTGTAgtttagcttcttcttttttcactttctctctattcttttaaaaattaatacaagtTATTGTTGTGATGAACGTTGATTATGGAACGTAGAAACCCTTGCTATATTCATTGAAAtagaggttatatatatatataatgttgcACAGTTCTAATCAAACACAATAATTAGAGTTCCATTCTATACAAATCTTATCACTAGCTTAAATCCTATTCTTCAGGAGGTTTAGCTGGAGTTCGTTCCATACTTGGACACTTGCTTACATGCCCCCTCAAAA includes:
- the LOC118048299 gene encoding aquaporin PIP2-1, with translation MGKDIEVGGEFSAKDYHDPPPAPLIDAEELTQWSLYRAVIAEFIATLLFLYITVLTVIGYKSQTDTTKNGDVCGGVGILGIAWAFGGMIFVLVYCTAGISGGHINPAVTFGLFLARKVSLVRAVLYMVAQCLGAICGCGLVKAFQKSYYTKYGGGANGLASGFSKGTGLGAEIIGTFVLVYTVFSATDPKRNARDSHVPVLAPLPIGFAVFMVHLATIPITGTGINPARSFGAAVIYNEDKAWDDHWIFWVGPFIGAAIAALYHQYVLRAAAVKALGSFRSSSNI